The following are encoded together in the Mesoterricola sediminis genome:
- a CDS encoding BON domain-containing protein: MRPVPLLLALLLAAPAAARDRAQDARIEAAARRTFAFRVHLREDAVDLQARNGVVTLTGTVSDGFHRTLAEETVAGLPGVRSVENRLKVRPDAPAEASDAWLAARVRAALRYRRDLRAERIDVEVREGIATLSGSVPAARDRDRAGAVVRDVAGVREVRNTLTLDTAVARPLAERLDDATITAQVKVMLLFRRGTRTLATRVSTYRGTVTLWGTARTGQERALAAQVAREVSGVRAVRNRMKVAQGPTPGGS; the protein is encoded by the coding sequence ATGCGCCCTGTCCCCCTCCTGCTCGCCCTCCTGCTGGCCGCGCCGGCGGCCGCGCGGGACCGCGCCCAGGACGCCCGCATCGAGGCGGCGGCGCGCCGCACCTTCGCCTTCCGCGTCCACCTGCGGGAGGATGCGGTGGACCTCCAGGCCCGGAATGGCGTTGTCACCCTGACGGGCACGGTCTCGGACGGCTTCCACCGCACCCTGGCGGAGGAGACGGTGGCGGGACTGCCGGGCGTTCGCTCCGTGGAAAACCGGCTGAAGGTCCGCCCCGACGCGCCCGCGGAGGCCTCGGACGCTTGGCTCGCCGCACGGGTCCGGGCGGCGCTGCGGTACCGCCGGGACCTGCGGGCGGAGCGCATCGACGTGGAGGTGCGGGAGGGGATCGCCACCCTCTCGGGCTCCGTGCCCGCCGCCCGGGACCGGGACCGGGCCGGGGCCGTCGTCCGGGACGTGGCGGGGGTCCGGGAGGTGCGGAACACCCTCACCCTGGACACGGCCGTCGCGCGTCCCCTAGCCGAGCGCCTGGACGACGCCACCATCACCGCCCAGGTGAAGGTCATGCTCCTCTTCCGCCGGGGGACCCGGACCCTCGCCACCCGGGTGTCCACGTACCGGGGCACCGTCACCCTGTGGGGCACGGCACGGACCGGACAGGAACGCGCCCTGGCGGCCCAGGTGGCCCGGGAGGTCTCGGGGGTCCGGGCGGTCCGCAATCGCATGAAGGTGGCGCAGGGACCGACGCCCGGAGGCAGTTAG
- a CDS encoding NAD(P)/FAD-dependent oxidoreductase, with amino-acid sequence METPTAVPRILILGGGFAGLEAARGLAGSRAAVTLVDRQNHHVFQPLLYQVAAATLSPEDIASPIRRLLNRAANVEVLLGEAVDLDPAARAVRLADGAVLPYDVLVLATGATHAYFGHDAWARWAPGLKDLQDALRVRDRFLETFERAEREPDPEARRALLTFVIVGGGPTGVELAGTLKEMARLSLPRDFRRIRTERARVVLVEAGPRILPAFGEDLAEAAQRSLARIGVEVRVDQAVTGVDAAGVDLGAERIPARTVLWAAGVAASPLGRCLGVPLDKAGRVPVGPDLSPPGHPEIFVLGDLAAVAQEGGRPLPGLAAVALQEGRYAARAIRADLAGRPRGAFRYRDRGTMATIGRGAAIAELGAFRFAGYGAWLLWLFVHLMLLVDFRNRVFVFWQWLWAYATAQRRARLILGRLSPRPGPPSPPG; translated from the coding sequence ATGGAAACGCCCACCGCCGTGCCCCGGATCCTCATCCTCGGCGGGGGCTTCGCCGGGCTGGAGGCCGCCCGGGGCTTGGCCGGGAGCCGGGCCGCGGTGACCCTGGTGGACCGCCAGAACCACCACGTGTTCCAGCCCCTGCTCTACCAGGTGGCCGCGGCCACCCTCTCCCCCGAGGACATCGCGTCGCCCATCCGGCGCCTGCTCAACCGGGCCGCCAACGTGGAGGTGCTCCTGGGCGAGGCGGTGGACCTGGACCCGGCGGCCCGGGCGGTGCGCCTCGCGGACGGGGCCGTCCTGCCCTACGACGTGCTGGTCCTGGCCACGGGGGCCACCCACGCCTATTTCGGCCACGACGCCTGGGCGCGCTGGGCCCCGGGCCTCAAGGACCTCCAGGACGCCCTCCGGGTGCGGGACCGCTTTCTGGAAACCTTCGAGCGGGCGGAGCGGGAGCCGGATCCGGAGGCGCGCCGGGCCCTGCTCACCTTCGTCATCGTGGGCGGCGGCCCCACCGGGGTGGAACTGGCGGGCACCCTCAAGGAGATGGCCCGCCTGTCCCTGCCCCGGGATTTCCGGCGCATCCGCACCGAGCGGGCCCGGGTGGTGCTGGTGGAGGCGGGGCCCCGCATCCTGCCGGCCTTCGGGGAGGACCTGGCGGAGGCCGCCCAGCGGAGCCTGGCCCGCATCGGGGTGGAGGTGCGGGTGGACCAGGCCGTCACGGGCGTGGACGCGGCGGGGGTGGACCTGGGGGCGGAACGGATCCCCGCCCGGACCGTGCTCTGGGCGGCGGGGGTGGCGGCCTCGCCCCTGGGCCGCTGCCTGGGCGTGCCCCTGGACAAGGCCGGCCGGGTGCCGGTGGGGCCGGACCTGTCCCCCCCCGGCCATCCGGAGATCTTCGTGCTGGGGGACCTGGCCGCCGTCGCCCAGGAGGGGGGACGACCTCTCCCCGGGCTGGCGGCCGTGGCCCTGCAGGAGGGGCGCTACGCGGCCCGGGCCATCCGGGCGGACCTGGCGGGCCGGCCCCGGGGCGCCTTCCGCTACCGGGACCGGGGCACCATGGCGACCATCGGCCGCGGGGCCGCCATCGCGGAACTGGGCGCGTTCCGCTTCGCGGGGTACGGGGCCTGGCTCCTGTGGCTCTTCGTCCACCTCATGCTCCTGGTGGACTTCCGGAACCGGGTCTTCGTGTTCTGGCAGTGGCTGTGGGCCTACGCCACGGCCCAGCGGCGGGCCCGCCTGATCCTGGGGCGGCTCAGCCCAAGGCCAGGGCCGCCATCACCTCCAGGATGA
- a CDS encoding protoheme IX farnesyltransferase, protein MRLRDGFALTKFTISAFSALSAGAGFAAARHALGGGVPLAALLPLGAGTLLLAMGASAFNEVLERDLDARMRRTRDRPVARGALGPWAACAIATALCGAGAAVLGRGLGPLPQMLGLAALGWYVLVYTPLKRRSPYAVVPGALIGALPPAMGWTAAGGGPVEAPILAIGLVFFLWQVPHFWMLALLHGQDYAAAGLPTPLVRLEARAVRRLAFAWACGTAIACLLLPATGVVARPLGLAILGAGACLWVLRTAPLLGAFPGPRTVRRAFGDSNLFILEVMAALALG, encoded by the coding sequence ATGAGGCTGCGCGACGGGTTCGCCTTGACCAAATTCACCATCTCCGCCTTCTCGGCCCTGTCTGCGGGGGCGGGCTTCGCCGCGGCCCGCCACGCCCTGGGCGGCGGGGTCCCCCTCGCCGCCCTCCTGCCGCTGGGCGCCGGGACCCTCCTGCTGGCCATGGGGGCCTCGGCCTTCAACGAAGTGCTGGAACGGGACCTGGACGCCCGCATGCGCCGGACCCGGGACCGGCCCGTGGCCCGGGGCGCCCTGGGCCCCTGGGCCGCCTGTGCCATCGCCACCGCCCTCTGCGGCGCGGGGGCGGCGGTCCTGGGGCGGGGGCTCGGTCCCCTGCCCCAGATGCTGGGCCTCGCGGCCCTCGGCTGGTACGTGCTCGTGTACACCCCCCTCAAGCGCCGGTCCCCCTATGCCGTGGTGCCGGGCGCCCTCATCGGGGCCCTGCCCCCGGCCATGGGCTGGACGGCGGCCGGCGGGGGCCCCGTCGAGGCGCCGATCCTCGCCATCGGCCTGGTGTTCTTCCTGTGGCAGGTGCCCCACTTCTGGATGCTGGCCCTCCTGCACGGGCAGGACTACGCGGCGGCGGGCCTGCCCACCCCCCTCGTTCGGTTGGAGGCCCGGGCCGTGCGGCGCCTGGCCTTCGCCTGGGCCTGCGGGACGGCCATCGCCTGCCTGCTCTTGCCCGCCACCGGCGTCGTGGCCCGCCCCCTGGGGCTGGCCATCCTGGGGGCGGGCGCCTGCCTCTGGGTGCTGCGCACCGCCCCCCTCCTGGGCGCCTTCCCGGGACCCCGCACCGTCCGGCGGGCCTTCGGGGATTCGAATTTGTTCATCCTGGAGGTGATGGCGGCCCTGGCCTTGGGCTGA
- the coxB gene encoding cytochrome c oxidase subunit II: MNAPLSLAAGGTDRVFWFWVAVSLLFYAGLTATMVAFVVRYRRGRPHRLPPSEGSLLLEVTWTLVPTGLFLAIFAFGWTDYRRMRTVPREALGVTVTGRQWSWSFRYPNGKETARLYAPVDRPIGLDVLTADVIHGFYIPDFRLKADAVPGHVNRTWFQATREGIYDIQCTVICGVDHSRMVAEAVIVPEADFRAWYFGGEEAPEPQAPQPRGLALLRDHGCLACHTLDGRPAVGPTFKGLLGRTEQVDTPRGLETIRVDERRIRTAIVDADHAPVHGYPRVMPAAALGPDDLDRAVGFLKGCR; this comes from the coding sequence GTGAACGCCCCCCTCTCCCTCGCCGCCGGCGGCACGGACCGGGTCTTCTGGTTCTGGGTGGCCGTCAGCCTCCTTTTCTACGCGGGCCTGACGGCGACCATGGTCGCCTTCGTGGTGCGCTACCGGCGCGGGCGCCCCCACCGGCTGCCGCCCTCCGAGGGCAGCCTCCTCCTGGAGGTCACCTGGACCCTGGTCCCCACGGGGCTCTTCCTGGCCATCTTCGCCTTCGGCTGGACCGACTACCGGCGCATGCGGACCGTGCCCCGGGAGGCCCTCGGGGTGACCGTCACGGGCCGCCAGTGGTCCTGGTCCTTCCGCTACCCCAACGGCAAGGAGACGGCCCGCCTCTATGCCCCCGTGGACCGGCCCATCGGCCTGGACGTCCTCACCGCCGATGTCATCCACGGCTTCTACATCCCCGACTTCCGGCTGAAGGCCGACGCCGTGCCCGGCCACGTGAACCGCACCTGGTTCCAGGCCACCCGGGAGGGCATCTACGACATCCAGTGCACGGTGATCTGCGGGGTGGACCACAGCCGCATGGTGGCCGAGGCGGTCATCGTCCCCGAGGCCGATTTCCGGGCCTGGTACTTCGGCGGCGAGGAGGCCCCCGAACCCCAGGCCCCCCAGCCCCGGGGCCTGGCCCTGCTGCGGGACCACGGCTGCCTGGCCTGCCACACCCTGGACGGCCGCCCCGCCGTGGGCCCCACCTTCAAGGGCCTCCTGGGGCGCACCGAACAGGTGGATACGCCCCGGGGCCTGGAAACCATCCGCGTGGACGAGCGCCGGATCCGCACGGCCATCGTCGACGCCGACCATGCCCCCGTCCACGGCTACCCGCGGGTCATGCCCGCGGCGGCCCTGGGCCCCGACGACCTGGACCGGGCGGTGGGCTTCCTGAAGGGGTGCCGATGA
- a CDS encoding cytochrome C oxidase subunit IV family protein translates to MTPWWIPPLRVWAALAALTLGLVAVSRLGPVPAFLGLLVLTPAKAWLVLRHFMHLKHEGFLLRMVVAAALGTLLIYLALLFSDAAFR, encoded by the coding sequence ATGACACCCTGGTGGATCCCGCCCCTCCGCGTCTGGGCGGCCCTGGCCGCCCTCACCCTCGGCCTCGTCGCCGTGAGCCGCCTGGGCCCGGTGCCGGCCTTCCTCGGCCTCCTCGTCCTGACCCCCGCCAAGGCCTGGCTGGTGCTCCGCCACTTCATGCACCTGAAGCACGAGGGCTTCCTCCTGCGCATGGTGGTCGCGGCGGCCCTGGGGACCCTGCTCATCTACCTCGCGCTCCTCTTCTCGGACGCGGCCTTCCGGTGA
- a CDS encoding cytochrome c oxidase subunit 3, translating to MSGHGDADSARLGMWLFLVTELVLFGGLLMGYAYLRHLHPQAFHRAGGAMDARLGVANTFVLITSSLSMALALEARRRDLVRLSRSFQALTLVLGLAFLAVKAVEWSVKFGHGLRPGHPHLAALPPGEQVFFGLYYTLTGLHGLHVVAGLLVLGTILALRRDRPIVLECGGLYWHLVDIVWIFLLPLFYLAA from the coding sequence ATGAGCGGCCACGGCGACGCGGACAGCGCCCGCCTGGGCATGTGGCTCTTCCTCGTCACGGAGCTGGTGCTCTTCGGCGGCCTCCTCATGGGGTACGCCTACCTGCGGCACCTGCACCCCCAGGCCTTCCACCGCGCCGGCGGGGCCATGGACGCCCGCCTCGGGGTGGCCAACACCTTCGTGCTCATCACGAGCAGCCTCAGCATGGCCCTGGCCCTGGAGGCCCGGCGCCGGGACCTCGTGCGGCTCTCCCGGAGCTTCCAGGCCCTCACCCTCGTCCTCGGCCTGGCCTTCCTCGCCGTGAAGGCCGTGGAGTGGTCGGTCAAGTTCGGGCACGGCCTCCGGCCGGGCCACCCGCACCTGGCCGCCCTGCCCCCGGGGGAGCAGGTCTTCTTCGGCCTCTACTACACCCTCACGGGCCTCCACGGCCTCCATGTGGTGGCGGGCCTGCTGGTGCTGGGGACCATTCTGGCCCTGCGGCGGGACCGCCCCATCGTCCTGGAATGCGGCGGCCTCTACTGGCACCTGGTGGACATCGTGTGGATCTTCCTCCTCCCCCTCTTCTACCTGGCGGCCTGA
- a CDS encoding cytochrome c oxidase subunit I, with the protein MNASYLEAGRGPGAWLLSTDHKRVGVLYLALMSALFLTGAGIGLVMRLVQLYRFQHLITAQTYNALFTLHGVIMIFLFVIPGLPAVFGNFLLPILIGARDVAFPRLNLASFWFFAAGTAVALASLFTGGGPPDTGWSFYAPFSTRTGTNVSLAVFGVFLLGFSSMLTGINFIATIHRLRAPGMTFFRMPLFVWSLYATGWIQILATPVLAVTLILVMLERLFGVGVFDPARGGDPLLYQHLFWIYSHPAVYIMIVPAMGAVSEILPTFAHRPVFGYKAIALSSLGIASVGSLVWGHHMFTSGMSETGDVVFSVLTMLVAVPSSIKVFNWVATLHRGRIAFEPPLLYALTFIFLFAAGGITGVLQGALSVNVHVHDTYWIVGHFHYVMFGGTGFAFLAAGLHWFPKMSGRMVSRRAAFAAWFPLFTGFNLLYGGMLVAGWMGMPRRYFQHLPRYHELHVWITVGSWLLVAGLLLYVGCILWGLLRGPRAPADPWGGSTLEWTVPSPPPVENFEAIPEITAGPYALHRGTP; encoded by the coding sequence ATGAACGCATCCTACCTGGAGGCCGGGCGCGGGCCCGGCGCATGGCTCCTGTCCACCGACCACAAGCGGGTGGGGGTGCTCTACCTGGCCCTCATGTCCGCCCTCTTCCTCACGGGGGCGGGGATCGGCCTGGTCATGCGCCTGGTTCAGCTCTACCGGTTCCAGCACCTCATCACGGCCCAGACCTACAACGCCCTCTTCACCCTGCACGGGGTGATCATGATCTTCCTCTTCGTGATCCCCGGCCTGCCGGCGGTGTTCGGCAACTTCCTCCTGCCCATCCTCATCGGGGCCCGGGACGTGGCCTTCCCGCGCCTGAACCTGGCCTCCTTCTGGTTCTTCGCGGCGGGCACGGCCGTGGCCCTGGCCTCCCTCTTCACCGGGGGCGGGCCCCCGGACACGGGCTGGAGCTTCTACGCCCCCTTCAGCACCCGCACGGGCACCAACGTGAGCCTGGCCGTCTTCGGGGTCTTCCTCCTGGGCTTCTCCTCCATGCTCACGGGCATCAACTTCATCGCCACCATCCACCGCCTCCGGGCGCCGGGCATGACCTTCTTCCGGATGCCCCTGTTCGTCTGGAGCCTCTACGCCACCGGCTGGATCCAGATCCTGGCCACCCCGGTGCTGGCCGTCACCCTGATCCTCGTCATGCTGGAGCGCCTCTTCGGGGTGGGGGTCTTCGACCCCGCCCGGGGCGGCGATCCCCTCCTCTACCAGCACCTCTTCTGGATCTACTCCCACCCGGCCGTGTACATCATGATCGTCCCGGCCATGGGGGCGGTCTCCGAGATCCTGCCCACCTTCGCGCACCGGCCGGTCTTCGGGTACAAGGCCATCGCCCTCTCCAGCCTGGGCATCGCCAGCGTGGGCTCCCTCGTGTGGGGCCACCACATGTTCACCTCGGGCATGAGCGAGACGGGGGACGTGGTGTTTTCCGTGCTCACCATGCTGGTGGCCGTGCCCAGCTCCATCAAGGTCTTCAACTGGGTCGCCACCCTCCACCGCGGCCGCATCGCCTTCGAGCCGCCCCTCCTCTACGCCCTGACCTTCATCTTCCTCTTCGCCGCCGGCGGGATCACGGGGGTGCTGCAGGGGGCCCTCTCCGTCAACGTGCACGTGCACGACACGTACTGGATCGTGGGCCACTTCCACTACGTGATGTTCGGCGGGACGGGCTTCGCCTTCCTCGCCGCAGGGCTCCACTGGTTCCCCAAGATGTCGGGCCGGATGGTGTCCCGCCGCGCGGCCTTCGCCGCCTGGTTCCCCCTCTTCACGGGCTTCAACCTCCTCTACGGCGGGATGCTCGTGGCGGGCTGGATGGGCATGCCCCGGCGCTACTTCCAGCACCTGCCCCGGTACCACGAGCTGCACGTGTGGATCACCGTGGGGAGCTGGCTCCTGGTGGCCGGGCTCCTCCTCTACGTGGGCTGCATCCTCTGGGGCCTCCTCCGGGGCCCCCGGGCCCCCGCCGATCCCTGGGGCGGGTCGACCCTGGAGTGGACCGTGCCCAGCCCCCCGCCCGTGGAGAACTTCGAGGCGATCCCCGAGATCACCGCCGGCCCCTACGCCCTCCACCGGGGGACGCCATGA
- a CDS encoding SCO family protein — protein sequence MKHVLLPALLLMSLPARASLGVDERPGAQVPVELILRDEEGRPVVLGSLLDKPVLLTLNYFRCAGVCTPQLNGLVDALARSPGEPGDRFHVLTVSFDPRDTPDVARRKRDNYLQQIPRAVDPASWRFLTGDAAATRALADAVGFRFEAQGEDFAHPAVVTVLAPGGRVSRYLYGLTYLPAELQMAAQEAAGGRTGPTVAKALSICFRYDPAARRDVFSLTRFFGIVGVTGFLVFMITLAIQGRRRRRT from the coding sequence ATGAAGCACGTCCTCCTCCCGGCCCTCCTCCTGATGTCCCTGCCCGCCCGGGCAAGCCTCGGGGTGGACGAACGCCCCGGGGCCCAGGTCCCCGTCGAACTGATCCTGCGGGACGAGGAAGGCCGCCCGGTGGTGCTGGGCAGCCTCCTGGACAAGCCCGTCCTCCTGACCCTCAACTACTTCCGCTGCGCCGGGGTCTGCACCCCCCAGCTCAACGGCCTCGTGGACGCCCTGGCCCGGAGCCCCGGCGAGCCCGGGGACCGGTTCCACGTCCTCACCGTCAGCTTCGATCCCCGGGACACCCCGGACGTGGCCCGCCGCAAGCGCGACAACTACCTGCAGCAGATCCCCCGCGCGGTGGACCCGGCGTCCTGGCGCTTCCTCACCGGGGACGCGGCGGCCACCCGGGCCCTGGCGGACGCCGTGGGGTTCCGCTTCGAGGCCCAGGGGGAGGACTTCGCCCATCCGGCGGTGGTCACCGTCCTCGCGCCCGGCGGGCGCGTGTCCCGCTACCTCTACGGGCTCACCTACCTGCCCGCGGAACTGCAGATGGCCGCCCAGGAAGCGGCGGGGGGACGCACCGGCCCCACCGTGGCCAAGGCCCTGTCCATCTGCTTCCGCTACGATCCCGCGGCCCGCCGGGACGTGTTCAGCCTCACCCGGTTCTTCGGGATCGTCGGCGTCACGGGCTTCCTCGTCTTCATGATCACCCTGGCCATCCAGGGCCGGCGCCGGAGGCGGACATGA
- a CDS encoding c-type cytochrome, protein MIRRAETAAALGGCLCLAGVFAFLVTPGLGRGRGLPRGPREATGWLDPTECPAVRGGLPPKVDPATLLDPDPAALAEARRTYDRLCAGCHGPAGRGDGPAGRGLAPPPRDFTQTGGWKHGADLAGILRTLEEGVPGTAMAPYRHLGRKARVALARVVMGLGPFDHGPEDRATLLRAFQAPEGRLPNLIPVSRAMARLAAEAAPPPPLPRAPAWAVADPARAAAALAAHPGARASDTALLGAVAAQVQDNGFTPAVLVASPERRRRFLQELP, encoded by the coding sequence GTGATCCGCCGGGCCGAAACCGCCGCCGCCCTGGGCGGGTGCCTCTGCCTCGCGGGGGTCTTCGCCTTCCTCGTCACGCCCGGCCTGGGCCGGGGCCGGGGCCTGCCCCGGGGGCCCCGGGAGGCCACCGGCTGGCTGGACCCCACGGAGTGCCCGGCCGTGCGCGGCGGCCTGCCCCCGAAGGTGGATCCGGCCACCCTCCTGGACCCGGACCCGGCGGCCCTCGCCGAGGCCCGCCGCACCTACGACCGCCTGTGCGCGGGCTGCCACGGTCCGGCGGGTCGCGGGGACGGACCTGCGGGCCGGGGCCTCGCTCCGCCGCCCCGGGACTTCACCCAGACCGGGGGCTGGAAGCACGGGGCCGACCTCGCCGGCATCCTCCGGACCCTGGAGGAGGGCGTCCCCGGCACCGCCATGGCCCCCTACCGCCACCTGGGGCGCAAGGCCCGGGTGGCCCTGGCCCGGGTCGTCATGGGCCTCGGCCCCTTCGACCACGGCCCCGAGGATCGGGCGACCCTGCTCCGCGCCTTCCAGGCGCCGGAGGGCCGCCTCCCCAACCTGATCCCCGTCTCCCGGGCCATGGCCCGCCTCGCCGCGGAGGCCGCGCCCCCGCCCCCCCTGCCCCGGGCCCCGGCCTGGGCCGTCGCCGACCCGGCCCGGGCCGCCGCGGCCCTGGCCGCCCACCCCGGGGCCCGGGCCTCGGACACCGCCTTGCTCGGCGCCGTGGCCGCCCAGGTCCAGGACAACGGCTTCACCCCCGCCGTGCTGGTGGCCTCCCCCGAGCGCCGGCGCCGGTTCCTCCAGGAGCTCCCATGA
- a CDS encoding quinol:electron acceptor oxidoreductase subunit ActD: MPDTHPWGAVGLFSGPEDLLAAARALRGRGPLEAYAPHEVHGLQAALGRPEGPLAPLVGLGAALGAGAGFLLAWWTTAVDYPLRVSGKPEGSWVPLVPVVFEVAILFAAAAAALGMLLLLNGLPAFGHPLLATRAMAAITRDGYALSLEGDPAACEAALREAGARDVERVRLTVHPRRPGAALLAAGGAAAAAGLLAYGAVKVYPEVRPMVRMERQPRLNPQAPSRFFPDGRGQRPPVPGTVARGHMPPGAAGLEEASGFANPLPATAAVLAEGRAAFQARCVVCHGPLGDGRGTLGSAYGAAPANLHTDTVRAYPDGRIWWVVLKGRNAMPGHEAELEGTRAWAVVHYVRALQRARHAPDADLPEGTP, translated from the coding sequence ATGCCTGACACCCATCCCTGGGGCGCCGTCGGCCTCTTCTCCGGCCCCGAGGACCTCCTCGCCGCCGCCCGGGCCCTCCGGGGCCGGGGCCCGCTGGAGGCCTACGCTCCCCACGAGGTCCACGGCCTCCAGGCCGCCCTCGGCCGCCCCGAGGGGCCCCTGGCCCCCCTGGTGGGCCTGGGCGCGGCCCTCGGCGCCGGGGCCGGCTTCCTCCTGGCCTGGTGGACGACGGCCGTGGACTACCCCCTCCGGGTCAGCGGCAAGCCGGAAGGCAGCTGGGTCCCCCTCGTGCCCGTGGTGTTCGAGGTGGCCATCCTCTTCGCGGCGGCCGCCGCGGCCCTGGGCATGCTCCTCCTCCTGAACGGGCTTCCCGCCTTCGGGCACCCCCTGCTGGCGACCCGCGCCATGGCCGCCATCACCCGGGACGGCTACGCGCTCTCCCTGGAAGGGGATCCCGCGGCCTGCGAGGCGGCCCTGCGGGAGGCGGGGGCCCGGGACGTGGAGCGGGTCCGGCTCACCGTCCATCCCCGGCGGCCCGGGGCCGCGCTCCTCGCCGCCGGGGGCGCCGCGGCCGCGGCGGGCCTGCTGGCCTACGGGGCCGTCAAGGTCTACCCGGAGGTCCGGCCCATGGTGCGCATGGAACGCCAGCCCCGCCTGAACCCCCAGGCGCCCAGCCGGTTCTTCCCGGACGGGCGGGGCCAGCGCCCCCCCGTCCCCGGCACGGTGGCCCGGGGGCACATGCCGCCGGGGGCCGCGGGCCTCGAGGAGGCCTCGGGCTTCGCGAACCCCCTCCCCGCCACCGCCGCCGTCCTCGCCGAGGGCCGGGCGGCCTTCCAGGCCCGGTGCGTCGTCTGCCACGGCCCCCTGGGCGACGGCCGCGGCACCCTGGGGAGCGCCTACGGGGCCGCCCCCGCCAACCTCCACACGGACACCGTCCGGGCCTACCCGGACGGCCGCATCTGGTGGGTGGTGCTCAAGGGCCGGAACGCCATGCCCGGCCACGAGGCGGAGCTGGAGGGCACGCGGGCCTGGGCCGTCGTCCACTACGTCCGCGCCCTGCAGCGCGCCCGCCACGCGCCGGACGCCGATCTCCCGGAGGGAACCCCATGA